aaggacatgctaccaaaggaaaacaaggtgcccaagaccgTCTACTAGGCGAAGAAGATagtttgtcctttgggattagaggtagaaaaaatacgtgcatgtaaggaggattgtgtcctaTTTTGTGAAGAGTATGCAGACTtggatcaatgtcctatttgtgaaacccatcaaTGCAAGCGTAGAAATGAAGGTGACGACGTGGAGGAAGGAAACAAGAGAAAATGGCCTCAtagaaaggtgatgtggtatttccctgTAATTTCCCATTTGAAGCGTTTGTTccagaacaaaaaggagtcccaattgttgcagtggcacaaggagggtcatgagaacgacacaatgatatATCACCGCACAGATTCAGGTCAATggtgaaccattgattccacatttgggtggttcgccgaagaattaagaaatattagatttgctatgagcacagatggcatgaatccattcggtaacatgagtacctcacatagcacctagccTATTGTACTGTCTATCTAAAACCTTCCACATTGGCTTTGTAAGCGAAagtacattatgttgtcgaccttAATTCTTGGtctgaggcaacctggcaatgacatcgatgtgtacctcaggcctttggtggatgatcttaaagcactctggtcTGAAGGCGTTGAGGTTTGGGGTGAGTACATgcgagaatacttcaccctatatgttgttcgtcaccatcaatgatctgctagcatttcgtaacttgtcagggcagagtaaaagaaaaggtgaagctttcccccaatgcttagatgacactgagagtatgtggttgaacaagtcaaagaaaacactgtacatgtggcatcgacgtttccttccaagGAACCACCGGTACCAgaaaatgaagtctcagtttAACGACATaagggagaaagcgtcacctccaaggcattttagagggcaagatgtctatgataaggttaaggatatcaatgttgtccttggcaagcgaaaacgATCCTCCAcaagtgatgaaaatggaatgtagaacaagaaatcaattctctgggagcttgattattggaaatacttagacgtCCGTCACtgtattgacctcatgcacgtagagaagaatatctatGATAGTCTCCTtggtacaatgctcaacatgaaggggaaaacaaaagatctTGAAAATGCaagagctgaccttgaagaaatgggcttaaggccggagcttcatgtcaaggatatggataaagggaaattcctacccccatcttgcatcaccctatccaagaaggagaaaaaataattttgtgagtTTTTGCACGGTGTGATAGttctctgtcacacccggttttaacgaacaaaaccaagtgcggcttatgtgtacccagaaagtttaacacacataaggacgtcataggtgaagtagcaaaagcaatactttaattaaataaacgttcacttcttacaaataaaagacttcacctaaacaacctcaaatcTTAACCTAAACGACAACATCTAAAAGACGGTAGCGGGAcgaaaacattggcgaccaaatactccacaggcactgactggaagacacgctccttagaacaccaggtcgtcatcttggaaatcctcaatgtcttccactgagcagcatatgtttttgtaggagagagcaagggtgagcacatagagtactcagcaagtgtgggaaaataatgacatgcaggcttatatcaagaataggctaacacatggtataattGCGTAactgcgagtaatgaaaacacatttggactcaaaagcattaagcaattattaaatgaatgtaatcCAAACAATCcaacatctagcatacaaggttccccaccctgcataccacaaccgtctagtactccatgtactataaccaaaaccacactatctagtactccctgtaccagaaccataaccatccaccctctaatcatgtgaggatccaagtctctcatatccgtgagcatggctgttataacagttttacactttgcagaggttgtccagctttccccacgagtcagtaaattccatattgccgtgtttgcaagacacttaacacacgctagtggtgtgccgccaagaatcactatatgacactttccactaaccagagactaatccagtatgtgtctgcccactaggtttcaccgctaggctttacgcaagctaacctcctacccagaagcccccttttgtgctgacccaacaaacactggacagactctaatcagtatgtcacgtcttacccatatcaacctcgtggttggtacattaaTTCTTGGgctgtcgctccacgaaccggttcttacttaggttacttgagcaaacactaaaccaacatcataaccatgacaaccatcaaaatcacTTTGCCCAAGGCCcaaggttccatgttactagaccattaacacattaacgaccattgttgcatatgttcattagttaagattatgacacttctcaacattccaaaagcatgactaagcaatctacccataaaagatacctaaccataaaccatctaggttacaagggatgataagggaaaatctagggaaaaccctaacataggtgactacccatcatattgacagacactgcatgcaattttgtaaaataaaacatttaaaaacataggttcaatatgatcaaggacacttgccttctccttgctgttgctcagtgtattcttgctcctggtcttgatgttcctcaaattgatctgggacgttgtcggctaatcgcacaataaccggcaaacaaacaaacaagatacactaagaacagaacacaaaacaaaagaacattgAGATAAAAGCtgattagaaagaaagagcactgaaaaacgaatctatcggcgcaagaattgcttaaaatggagctacgatgaaaaagttagggataaaacaaatctagggttaaatctggaaaagaaaagagcttattttgaattaaacaaaaagttcagggacctttttgtaaaaacaagggacctaattgtaattatggaaaagtatagggacttaactgtaaaaagatagggctctttttgttatttaagaaaagtctaggggtctttttgcaaaattaccaattaaaggaattatctgtaattatttttctattggaaaaCATCTTTTATTGCGTGGCAGCAGGCCCTGACTAGGCATGACACATGGGCTGAGGAGCTGACGAGGCACACGTGGAATTAATATGAGttcaaaattaccaattaaatgaattatttttctattggaaaaCATCTTTTATTGCGTCGCACACGTGGAAGGGTGACGAGGCATGGGACGCTGACTGGTTTAAGGGTGACACGTGGTGAACTACTACTGGCCATCGAAGGGGTATAGATGcgatctaatctcggccgtgGGTTTCGGATCCGACGACTGAGGGTGGATCGGGCGGCCGGAGAGGAGCGAGACGGCGGCGACCGAGGGGTAGCGGCGGCGCTATCGCCGGAGAAAGGTGctgacctcgtcgccggcctcggagcACAAGGACGAGCGGCGGATTACGACGGGAAGGAGACGGCGAACCCGTTTTGAGGCTTACCGAAAGCGGCGCGGCACAGGAGAGGCTTGGCGACGATGGTGGCCACTTCGGGCGGTCGAAGCTTCGCGGGGAGGGTGCTAcggcttcgggaactcgtcgagGAGCTGGGGAAAAGTTGTGCGGTGCTTCGAGGGAGGCATAAgggtgcatatatataggcggggaGGCTTGGGTTGGCCGGGTGAGTCCGAGTAGGGTTCGGCGATGGTGGAGCCAAATCCGTGCTCGATTTCTTTGTTTAAACGCGGAACTTTTAGTGATATGGCCGGTTAGAGCTAGAGGAGATCTGGGGATTTGATTTGGCAACTTTCTAGAAGCTCTAGGGTTCGGGATGGGCTCAGATTTGaacgggaggcggcggccggcaCGTGTTCGTGTCCAAGTCGGAGTCCGAccgaaggaaggagaagggccTGACATGTGGGGCCTGGATGATGGTGGCTCAGGTGaaggcggctcggcgcgggcgTCTTCGGCGTGTTCGGCTGGCGCGCGGGAATGGGCCGAGGCAGGGGCACGACCCAGGCGGGAGAAAGACCGAGGCCAGCCGCTGGGCTCCGGCCGAAAAGATCTGGGCCGGGGGAAAAAGAAAACAGCCCGAGAAgattattctttttctctttttttctttctaaattcaaatccaaatttcaaattcgaattcaaagcaaatcctcttcaaataaattccatcaaaaatcaaataaaaatcctatttgcctaattcagcatgaatgcaaaataatcaattatatcctatgtcaaatatattttcttttatataaaataggattttactcttttaaattatttaaactcatattaaattttagcaaatttttaggaaatttctaaaggtggaaaaattagggtgttacattctctctggttactcatccaatatTAGTGGACTTATTtcagtgaaagagctgaaaatggttgttggcatgaaaactcatgattgccatgtgatgttgacgcAGATGATTAcggttggaattagaaacatgcggccaattggtgttcgagaggctatcatgagcctgtgcttttttttttcaatgcaattggtcagaaggtactcgatCCGAAAGCGCTAGGTGAGCTAGAAAATAGACACTTCGAGACTCTATGTTTTCTTGAGATGTATTTCGTACCATCCTTTTTcaatatcatggtccatctcataGCTCACATTGTgaacaagattttttttctctacctTGTAttcctgcatcagatgtatccatataAGTGATTCATGTGCGTTCTGAAGTCGTACATAAGGAATCGAGCTTTTCCTGAGGGGTGCATCGCGTagggttactctacagaggaggTAATGGAGTGGTGCATTAATTAAACGGACTCAGATAatccaattggtgtgcctcattctcgccaTGAGGGTAGGCTCGTAGGGCAAGAAATTCtggggaaacatgcaattactcctgagctgaaggcatatgaccaagctcatttcctcgtgttgcaacaaatgagcaaagtgtccccatatatcgaCGAGCACAAGCAGTTGCTTCTTCAGGAGAATCCAGGGCGGACCGAAGCTTGGCttgcgaagcaacatatgcaaaggttcaacacttgtgtcggagggtgaactcctcaagcggggatccggagggaccccctttgagattcggccggggggatgattctgaatccgcttcgtgggtgaaataaatgggagtaaatgagatgcaggtggaatggaatgatcggatgcaggaagtagtaaatgctcaggcgatttttagacaggttcgggccgcactgagcgtaacaccctactcctgtgtgtatgctataaatgctctgagaatgtctctctgagtatctgctgggttacaagaatatttgtctaagtctagagcttcgtgctccttgttcttcggtgctcGCCCAGGCTCCAAGACTTGAACCGAActgtctttctccggggagcccgccctgcTTATGTACTcaccggggcggtagcgtgcccagaaaggatggcgtgagttccgaggcgctataaatggaaagcaaccatcatgggctgctgcgcgaggtgacggggagggttgaaaacgagcccccgtccggtcttgttcgtcatcataccACTTTTCAACAGGCGtcgcagggagggcccaccgggcagccaccgagcagcccaacgtgcccgcccggtcagagcaggtctgacacagcagggtggcaggcggggcacctcaagctctgcgatgttatcccgaggcgcgatgggacccgtgcattaaatgtccccacgcctccctgccaggccgtggcagggactgacagcaagcgtggggggatcagttggaagtgacaggccacgtgccctcttaaatgcagcatcgggcctctcactagttgacacctcaccgctgggcctctgtggggaccaccggtgaaggacttctcaggccctcgggggaccgagtgctcggaggccactgttcgcagccccgggcactctctcctggatatgccctttctttgatcctcggggaaccgagtgctcaggggggCACTATTCAtgacctcgagcactctctcacgGAACTGACTgttttgggtcctcggggaaccgagtgctcgggggccactgttcacggccccgagcactctctcccggaactggctgatcgggtcctcggggaaccgagtgctcggtggccattgttcgcggccccgagcactctctcccggaacttggcttttcttatcgccggggaacttgggtgctcgggggccaatgttcacagccccgagcactgtCTTCCCAGTACTTGTTCTTCTCGagccatcggggaactcgggtacccccaagcaccctctcccggaacttggtcttctcgtacctcggggagataacccctgagggagggcaccacgtggcactctgctgttctggcctcgggactcggggacccctggttcctatgtcactGACAACTTGGTTTTgagatcgaatcaatcaatcaagTACTCCTACATGTGATTTGATCAAAAAATTAGCAGcagaccctatatacacaattacaacatatcaagggcacgatataaatggttacacattttacacggttgcccaagatcagaaaagcacataccaAAACAGCGATGtccatatagatgcttatgataacaacatgcacaggcgcacatactatggtcaaatagaggacaTCTCGGAACTAGATTACATGGGATTCAAAGTATCCCTgcttcggtgccgttgggtacacgGGACAAAGGTAGTTACGAAAGACAAGTACagattcactagcgttaatctcaaacttgtcaaaTATAAGGATGAACCTTTCGTACTTGCTAAATAAGTTTCCCAGGtattttatgtgactgacatagcagataagaaacttcatgtggttctcacCAGGAAAAACATATCGTCAGGGTTGAAAACGTGGTTCATGAGgacgagtacaatcaatttgatgaaatccccccttttgctgcTACAATCATGCCACAAGTTACACAGAACGAGAAGACTCCATACCTACGTTCCGACCATAACAAatggatccatgtcaagaaagcacgaaaacggtTGCCACATGCCAAATGATACATGagtcaatgtaacctcaaatttgtaatatttgtaatattcaattaagtctgaatttcaatataacctcaaatttgtaatattcagttaagtctgaatttcaatgtaacctaaaATTTGTGATTTGTTTGTAGGAGAAGATGACTGCCAAATCCTtactttgcttcaggatgcagccagtataTAGGTAAATCCCATATACAGGTAAATAACGGGCCCGAGAACCCTAGCCTCTGATTTACACATCCTAAGCTTCCTCCTCACCACTGCACCCACCACCCTGCTCATGTAATCTAGTGCTGTCTATGGCCACCAACGACAAGGACGTGACATCATCGTCCTCGGTGCCGGCCCTCGACGATGAATACATTGATTGGAACCTCTtgatggtggaggcggaggaggagtatGAGAAGGAGAAAGCGATTGCCAATGACGAGGTGATCACTCGCGCTGTCCATGAGGCGAAACTCATCAGCGAAGCCGAGGGAAAGTCGGAGGCCGTCGTCAATGACGAGGCCATCGCACACCTcttggcggaggaggtggataTGGGTGGCAACTTTGACACTGAtgacggggaggaggaggaggatgaggagatgggcgGCTACTCTGACACCGATGacgatgaagaggaggaggaggaggaggaggaggagatgggcggtGACTCTGACATGaccgatgacgaggaggaggaggaggatgaggagatgggcgGCGACTCCGATATGACCAATGATgacatgaggaggaggaggatgaggagatgtgCGACTACGACATGaccaacgaggaggaggaggaggaggatgaggagatgtcCAGTGCCGGTGGCAACTCCTCGACAACACTGATGAATTGTAGTCCATTACTTACCTAGGTTTATGGTGGTAATCCGAATTTAGCAATTTGGATTTAGCACCCTTCTTTTGTAGTCCGGAtgggtattttttttctataatcCGGACCTTCTTTTGTTGTGATGAACTTACTTATCCTAAATTAATGAAAATATCAGTtaattggaaaagtgtgttaaattgagaatgcaagtgagacagctaattgagtacatttttctcatcatcggattatcttgctgccaaatcctgactttgctttAGGATGCAGCCAatatacatgtaaatagagggatgatcatattagtgatgggtgataacgtCACGTGTCACtaaagaggtcattagtgaggggtgaatttaccacccgtcagtAATTACCAAGTCCCAGTGACGTGGTGGTAAATCCATCCGTCACTGtgactcgatcattagtgacatgtggtaaattcacctatcactaatgatatatttataaataatggGCGTGAGAACCCTAGCCTCcgattttgcctaagtcccGCCACGCCCGCCATCcattcctcctcttctccttctcccaatcatccccgaggcccccgccgtcTCCCTGccatccccatccccctccCCGATGCCGTCTTCCCCTGCGCCTTCATCCCCGACTACCCCGACGATGTGGAGCCCACACCGTTgttgcctcctccccgacgccaaGTATTCCATAGCACCGTGCTCCGTGCCACCATCGTCCTCATccgtcgaggtaggcctcccgtcgtcccctcctcgccgacgcctaccgccatcatcctcatccacCATTGTGAGTTACTTCTGTGCATTCTGCCATACTTTGTGTGCCGAGGGTGAATGCAAATGGTATGTCGGATTATATTACTCAATGATGACAGCGAATGACAGCGACTaagtgaggttgtgtgtgaaagcgtagtctacttaggtgcaacaatatgaacttagcagtttagcacagaTGAATTAGGCGCGCTGTTAtcttacccatttaacacttactattgAATACTTAAACTCTACGTGTTCCTAATGTTGACCCTTGAATTGCAATTTTTATGTAGTATTTACAgtaatataggagatagagggtatgtgaatcaatggttaGCAGTTTAGCAGAACCatgtagaattttttattttcaatatgtataaatatggAGGTTGCAATGCATGCTGTTCTTGGGAATGATATGAGAATTAAGAGTGCGCATTCACACATACCGATGATATGAGATAGCCAATTGGCATTTGGATGGCGACATCAGTCGTAACCCGCTTTCTAagagtaaaacttgataacataaacatgttcttgatgtttatatgcttggcatATGCAATTTCCATGTTTACCAATTTTTATGCTTACTTATGTTCAATCCTGACAGcacacattaattcttattattgtttatctgctgctgtatattcttgtcactaatgtatgcatattgcacaaaaagttcatgatggttaaaattaaatttgtaagaaaatcccaaaaatgaatttaggttgtgTAACCTATTACGTTGTCTCTCGTTAGGGAGtttttgattataaatatgacttgacaactcgtcatatttataaaaagatgctcccgaattatCCACgcactttggacagttcgaggacatgtggcccgagtagtaggtttttgtgctTTTGTATGGTtgtagagagaatttcggtggcgTCTTCCtgttgttctctggatacacacTGTCTCGGCTCATTGCCGGGATGTGTATTTGGATAACAGcagggaggtgctgccaaaagtttctccagaaccgtacaagagcatgaaaacctactcggaccacatatcctcaaatggGATTAgaacctatctttgcctattagaaattggGTAAGATTAttcgctttagataagaaatacatcatattttcataaattcatataaaagtgaatacagttactaagacttatacaattgtatctgtATATTCGTATCTGCTAGATGTCTGCCAATGACCCTTCGGAAGTTCTATGACCTCACTATGGATCAAAAGAatgccttgttcaatgatggtgtcaatacgtttCTGGAGTTCTTGAAGAACATGAAGACGAAGGCTTGCAGgactgctatgaaaatgatcaccAAACTTTAGAGAAgacacaagagcaagcttgtgaacgagtatatggaaaaagagttggagccgttcagcaagtacccatatattaaaagagaggattgggaagcttttgtggcatTGAAGAGCTCTGAGATGTTCCAAATGGAaagttcagcaaagaagcagcttcggacaaagaacaagcagaatcacaacctgGGCACAGACGGGTACATGGGGAAAGAGGATAAATGACAGGCAGAGGATGCAAAGTTATCCAATGAAGGCCacaagaatccttggttgcaattcctagGACGATCACAATCGTATTTGCGCGCGAGGGGTACACTGTCAGATaatggagaaatcaccttcaaatccagcgAAACTGAGATAGtcgctcaaaaggtgaaagaaatagcaacccaCTTCAAATTCACCGGGGTTAGGGAACATGACGTGCTCTCCACTACGctgggaaaccctgagcacccaggtcgcgttcgaggcgtgtccagttcccagggctggaagttaggTTTCCTTGGACACgtcgggatgtataagaagaggaagaggttggtcccaatagatgtggaagcattgaccTAGTCAATCAGGGAGATCGTTTATCAAGACGTCCTACAAAGGTTTGCGGCACAGGGAGtcgtaattcctagtgcaccagcgGATGGTAGCCCTATTGCTTaacacaagagtagtcaagccttgAGAGAGATTGAACAAcctgtcttctctccatctgtggagcccgataccatagaccttctcgatgggcaCACGCCATGCTCActggtcataagacctggaggctactatattgaggttgcaaatgGCCATGTGCATCAAAATGTAAAGGTGTTACATACAGTCCCGATATGTCCTGGCTATATCATGGTCttcgtggattttgtacatgccaatgccgTATACACAGATTTGCccgttcccccccccccccatgatgAGATCAAAAAACTGAGTCTAGCttgtcttcaaaggatccaatagaAGAGGGGGGACATCATGGTGCACATGGTATCTAGGAGCGATCCGCCTGGACATTCAATTTCCCTACCCCAACTTTAGCCTCGAGATGCGCTAGTTGTGTCGCCTTTTCCCACTCTAccatctacagttaagcaaccCGAGGgtagcccagagaagaagaagaagtccaggccAGGGTCCAAGATGCAGCTGTcgaagaaatccaagtcctctggtaaggactcaatcgcTAAGAAGCATTGGATAAgggaag
The nucleotide sequence above comes from Phragmites australis chromosome 4, lpPhrAust1.1, whole genome shotgun sequence. Encoded proteins:
- the LOC133914722 gene encoding uncharacterized protein LOC133914722, with translation MATNDKDVTSSSSVPALDDEYIDWNLLMVEAEEEYEKEKAIANDEVITRAVHEAKLISEAEGKSEAVVNDEAIAHLLAEEVDMGGNFDTDDGEEEEDEEMGGYSDTDDDEEEEEEEEEEMGGDSDMTDDEEEEEDEEMGGDSDMTNDDMRRRRMRRCATTT